The following are encoded in a window of Maledivibacter sp. genomic DNA:
- a CDS encoding M3 family oligoendopeptidase, whose product MITDRVITKKKRLYFDNDFTADKWEYVEKELKEIESQEITSKEDLQILIEKYSELTYIIEETYAWKYIKMTCNADDPQYSKAFNEFFSQVISKSQPYDFRFKKKIYESPYKSELCKEKYGHFIRIISKDIEIFREENVPLMVKENELGNKYGEIISKITIEFDGEDKTLKQMRKYLKDPNRDKREQAWKLISEKMLEKSDELNKLFDELKEIRIQIAKNAGFDNYRDYMHRAKGRFDYTPEDIFRFHKSVEKIVIPYLKELSEERKQKLKIQNLRPWDTEVDIDGKVLKPFDDIEEFVDKAIRILNRVKPQFGKKLEMMKDSKFLDLENRKGKAPGGYNFPLAEHGAAFIFMNSVGLNSDVKTLLHESGHAIHSFAKANEKISQYKDTPSELAELASMAMELLTLEYLDEYYEDEEDLKKAKREQLEGTIQFLPWAMIVDAFQQWIYTNPNHTVEERTEYFKTLMDRFNISVDWSGFDAEKGARWLRQLHIFEVPFYYIEYAISQLGAIAIYKNYNENGAKAIKEYENFLELGYSKSVREIYAAAGIKFDFSEEYLKEIVEFIKNELKEI is encoded by the coding sequence ATGATAACAGATAGGGTTATTACAAAGAAAAAAAGATTGTATTTTGATAATGATTTTACAGCAGATAAATGGGAATATGTTGAGAAGGAATTAAAAGAAATAGAGAGTCAAGAAATAACTTCTAAAGAGGATCTACAAATACTGATAGAAAAGTATAGTGAGCTTACATATATAATTGAAGAGACCTATGCATGGAAGTATATTAAGATGACATGTAATGCTGATGACCCTCAGTATTCCAAAGCATTTAATGAATTTTTTTCCCAGGTTATATCTAAAAGTCAGCCCTACGACTTTAGATTTAAAAAGAAGATTTATGAAAGTCCATATAAATCAGAGCTGTGTAAGGAAAAATATGGGCACTTCATAAGGATAATATCAAAGGATATAGAAATTTTTAGGGAAGAGAATGTGCCACTTATGGTAAAGGAAAACGAGCTTGGAAATAAATATGGAGAAATCATATCAAAAATCACAATAGAGTTTGATGGAGAAGATAAAACTTTAAAACAAATGAGAAAATATTTAAAAGATCCCAATAGAGATAAAAGGGAGCAAGCATGGAAATTGATTTCTGAAAAAATGCTTGAGAAAAGTGATGAATTAAATAAGTTGTTTGATGAATTAAAGGAGATAAGAATACAGATTGCTAAAAATGCGGGCTTCGATAATTATAGAGATTATATGCATAGGGCAAAGGGAAGATTTGATTATACACCCGAGGATATATTTAGATTTCATAAATCCGTAGAAAAAATTGTAATACCCTATCTTAAAGAGCTGAGTGAAGAAAGAAAGCAAAAACTTAAGATCCAAAATTTAAGGCCGTGGGATACTGAAGTGGATATAGATGGTAAAGTATTAAAGCCCTTTGATGATATAGAGGAATTTGTAGATAAAGCCATAAGAATTTTAAATAGGGTTAAGCCACAGTTTGGTAAAAAGTTAGAAATGATGAAGGATAGTAAATTCCTTGATTTAGAAAATAGGAAGGGTAAAGCACCGGGGGGTTATAATTTTCCCCTTGCGGAACATGGAGCAGCTTTCATTTTTATGAATTCAGTAGGACTCAACTCCGATGTTAAAACCTTACTCCATGAGTCAGGCCATGCAATTCATTCCTTTGCTAAGGCAAATGAAAAAATAAGTCAATATAAAGATACACCTAGTGAACTTGCAGAGCTTGCTTCCATGGCAATGGAGCTGCTTACCCTAGAATATCTTGATGAATACTATGAAGACGAAGAGGATTTGAAAAAAGCTAAAAGGGAGCAGCTTGAAGGAACTATACAGTTTTTACCTTGGGCCATGATTGTAGACGCATTCCAACAGTGGATATATACAAACCCTAATCATACTGTAGAAGAGAGAACCGAATACTTTAAAACACTTATGGATAGATTTAATATCTCAGTAGATTGGTCGGGCTTTGATGCAGAAAAGGGAGCAAGATGGCTAAGGCAGCTGCATATCTTTGAAGTCCCTTTTTACTATATTGAATATGCTATATCCCAGCTTGGTGCCATAGCCATATATAAAAACTATAATGAAAATGGAGCTAAAGCCATTAAAGAATATGAAAATTTCTTGGAGCTTGGATACTCTAAATCCGTTAGGGAAATATATGCTGCTGCAGGTATTAAGTTCGACTTTTCCGAGGAGTACTTAAAGGAGATAGTAGAATTTATAAAAAATGAGCTGAAGGAAATTTAA
- a CDS encoding autorepressor SdpR family transcription factor: protein MNKTFKALSDPTRRKILKLLREKDLTAGEIAEYFNISKPSISHHLNILKNAELVLWEKMGQNIYYSLNSTAVQEIMNWFFEFLERNDDDENK, encoded by the coding sequence TTGAATAAGACCTTTAAAGCATTATCAGATCCCACAAGAAGAAAAATTTTAAAGCTACTTAGAGAAAAGGATCTAACAGCAGGAGAAATTGCAGAATACTTTAATATAAGTAAGCCCTCTATAAGCCATCATTTGAATATATTAAAAAATGCTGAATTAGTACTTTGGGAGAAGATGGGGCAAAATATATATTATTCATTGAATTCTACAGCTGTTCAAGAAATAATGAATTGGTTTTTTGAATTTCTAGAAAGGAACGATGATGATGAAAATAAATAG
- a CDS encoding transcription repressor NadR has translation MTEERREQILYILNTKDEPITGSDLAKKFNVSRQVIVQDIAVLRAKGINIMATSNGYYISKRNEDNRNIKTIICKHEGYDSIEKELTIIIDMGGKVLDVIIDHPVYGEIRCPLMINSRYDLEKFVKKVKEVKAEPLAVLTGGEHIHTIEVPNDEVYDIILNKLNNIGFLVKD, from the coding sequence TTGACTGAAGAAAGAAGAGAGCAGATTTTATACATTCTAAATACCAAGGATGAACCCATTACTGGATCTGACTTAGCAAAAAAATTTAATGTGAGTAGACAGGTTATAGTTCAAGATATAGCAGTATTGAGGGCAAAGGGAATAAATATAATGGCTACGTCTAATGGTTATTATATATCGAAAAGGAATGAGGATAACAGGAATATAAAGACTATTATCTGTAAACATGAGGGATATGATTCTATAGAGAAGGAGCTTACGATTATTATTGATATGGGAGGAAAGGTATTGGATGTAATTATTGATCATCCTGTATACGGTGAAATAAGATGTCCTCTTATGATAAATAGTAGATATGATTTAGAAAAATTTGTTAAAAAAGTAAAAGAGGTGAAAGCTGAACCCCTAGCTGTTCTAACTGGTGGAGAGCATATTCATACTATAGAGGTTCCAAATGATGAAGTGTATGATATTATATTAAACAAACTGAATAATATAGGTTTTTTAGTTAAGGATTGA
- a CDS encoding PTS sugar transporter subunit IIC, giving the protein MKEKGFREYITKALNGMALGLFASLIIGLILKQIGDFTGIDQLITFGKVAQFMMGPAIGAAVAYSVGASPLGIFASVVAGAIGAGTIAVGEGGIFIAKIGEPVGSFIAALTSAEFSKLISGKTKVDIVLVPAATIIVGGLVGIFVSPAIAQLMKGLGGIINRATELQPIPMGIVIAVLMGMILTLPISSAALAISLQLSGLAAGASVVGCSAQMIGFAIASYRENGFGGFIAQGLGTSMLQVPNIIKNPLIWIPPTLASAIIGPLSTYVFGMENNSIGAGMGTSGLVGQFGTIAVMSDKMSMGKIIMNMGLLHFILPAILTLVISEYMRKKGFIKLGDMKINQ; this is encoded by the coding sequence ATGAAGGAGAAGGGTTTTAGGGAGTATATAACAAAGGCTTTAAATGGAATGGCATTAGGGTTATTTGCTTCTTTAATTATAGGACTCATTCTTAAACAAATCGGTGACTTTACAGGTATAGATCAGCTTATAACCTTTGGTAAGGTGGCACAATTTATGATGGGGCCAGCCATTGGAGCTGCTGTTGCTTATAGTGTAGGAGCTTCTCCATTAGGAATATTTGCATCGGTGGTTGCTGGAGCTATAGGGGCAGGAACTATAGCTGTAGGTGAAGGTGGAATATTTATAGCTAAAATAGGAGAACCCGTGGGTTCATTTATAGCAGCATTAACCTCAGCAGAGTTCTCAAAGCTGATATCAGGAAAGACCAAAGTAGATATAGTCTTGGTTCCCGCAGCAACTATCATTGTAGGTGGTTTAGTTGGAATATTTGTAAGTCCAGCTATAGCACAGCTTATGAAGGGATTAGGAGGAATAATAAACAGAGCAACTGAGCTTCAGCCAATTCCTATGGGAATAGTTATAGCTGTCTTAATGGGTATGATACTTACCCTTCCAATAAGTAGTGCGGCCTTAGCTATATCTCTACAATTAAGTGGATTGGCTGCAGGTGCATCGGTTGTTGGTTGTTCGGCTCAAATGATAGGCTTTGCCATAGCAAGCTACAGGGAAAATGGGTTTGGAGGTTTCATAGCCCAAGGACTTGGTACATCAATGCTGCAAGTACCTAATATAATAAAAAATCCACTCATCTGGATACCTCCAACCTTAGCCAGTGCTATTATTGGACCATTATCTACTTATGTATTTGGCATGGAAAATAACAGCATAGGGGCAGGTATGGGAACTAGCGGCTTGGTAGGTCAATTTGGAACTATAGCTGTAATGTCGGATAAGATGTCTATGGGTAAAATAATTATGAATATGGGATTACTTCACTTTATATTACCCGCCATACTTACCCTAGTTATTTCTGAATATATGAGAAAAAAAGGGTTCATAAAGCTTGGGGATATGAAGATAAATCAGTAA
- a CDS encoding GntR family transcriptional regulator: MENLFNEKKGNKSLTSMIFEKIREDILIGKYASGEKIVEAKLADEFGVSRTPVREALKQLELDGLVDNIPNRGVIVKGISNQDIEDIYTIRIAIEGIAVKWAIERMNETDLQKLKEIFELMEFYTFKNDLDKIAELNTKFHETIYNATQSRYLEHVLRDFQYFMKTTRYKSLRSPGRMESTLKEHREILEAFIDRDTDRAAKAILKHVNNSRENAKRFGIIDK; the protein is encoded by the coding sequence ATGGAAAACTTATTCAACGAGAAAAAAGGAAATAAGTCCTTAACATCGATGATTTTTGAGAAAATAAGAGAGGATATTCTGATAGGTAAATATGCCAGTGGTGAGAAAATTGTTGAGGCGAAGCTTGCCGATGAATTTGGAGTTAGTAGAACACCAGTAAGGGAAGCTTTAAAGCAATTAGAGTTAGATGGTCTTGTTGATAATATACCTAATAGAGGAGTTATCGTTAAGGGTATATCTAATCAAGATATTGAGGATATTTATACAATTAGAATTGCTATTGAGGGTATTGCAGTAAAATGGGCTATAGAAAGAATGAATGAAACTGATTTACAAAAGCTAAAGGAAATTTTTGAGTTAATGGAATTCTATACATTTAAAAATGACTTAGACAAGATTGCTGAGCTAAATACAAAGTTTCATGAGACAATTTATAATGCTACTCAAAGTAGGTATCTTGAACATGTTTTAAGGGATTTTCAATATTTTATGAAGACTACTAGATATAAGTCCCTAAGGTCTCCTGGTAGAATGGAAAGTACATTAAAAGAACATAGAGAGATACTAGAAGCCTTTATTGATAGAGATACAGATAGGGCTGCAAAGGCAATACTTAAGCATGTTAATAATTCTAGAGAAAATGCTAAAAGGTTTGGGATTATTGATAAATAA
- the nadA gene encoding quinolinate synthase NadA codes for MEEQVTIDKINELKKEKNAVILAHNYQIPEIQDIADYVGDSLELSKKAAETDADIIVFCGVHFMAESAKILSPDKKVLLPVSDAGCPMADMIDAHKLKVFKEEYPNIPVVCYIKSSAQVKAESDICCTSSNALRIVKSLKEDTILFVPDQNLGNYIATKVPEKEIICWEGLCITHNRVKHNELDMVRKHRGNIKVLVHPECNPQVVKKADFVGSISEITEYVKGSNEKKFIIGIEMGILHSLRKQNPHKKFYLLSPSLVCYNMKKTSLEDVYKALRDGKNEINIDKKAMDKARESLERMLRVS; via the coding sequence ATGGAGGAGCAAGTAACTATCGATAAAATAAATGAGCTTAAGAAGGAAAAAAATGCAGTTATATTAGCCCATAATTATCAGATACCAGAAATACAAGACATAGCAGATTATGTTGGAGATTCTTTAGAACTTAGTAAGAAAGCCGCTGAAACCGATGCAGATATCATAGTTTTCTGTGGAGTGCATTTTATGGCTGAAAGTGCAAAAATACTCTCACCGGATAAAAAGGTGCTTCTTCCAGTATCCGATGCTGGATGTCCAATGGCAGATATGATAGATGCCCATAAGCTTAAAGTATTTAAAGAGGAATATCCCAATATACCAGTAGTCTGTTATATAAAATCCTCAGCCCAGGTGAAGGCAGAAAGTGATATATGCTGTACTTCTTCAAATGCTTTAAGGATAGTAAAGTCACTGAAGGAGGATACAATACTATTTGTTCCAGATCAAAACCTTGGGAATTATATAGCTACTAAGGTTCCAGAAAAAGAGATAATATGCTGGGAAGGACTTTGTATAACCCATAATAGAGTTAAGCATAATGAGCTTGATATGGTTAGAAAGCATAGAGGAAATATCAAAGTTTTAGTTCATCCAGAGTGCAATCCCCAGGTAGTGAAAAAAGCAGATTTCGTGGGCAGTATATCTGAAATAACTGAATATGTTAAGGGCAGTAATGAAAAGAAATTTATAATAGGTATAGAAATGGGAATACTTCATAGTCTCAGAAAGCAGAATCCCCACAAGAAATTTTATTTACTGTCCCCCTCATTAGTATGCTATAACATGAAGAAAACATCCTTAGAGGATGTATATAAAGCATTGAGGGATGGAAAAAATGAAATAAATATTGATAAGAAAGCTATGGATAAAGCACGTGAGTCCCTTGAAAGGATGTTGAGGGTTTCCTAA
- a CDS encoding DUF5058 family protein, whose amino-acid sequence MEDYLKLANSSIVFILAILLISFVLIQSIIFLIVAWRRGKEIGISRHKMMNTVKSSAIFSIVPSIPIVISLIAIIPILGIPFSWLRLSIIGSAPYELISADIGAKSMGIERLGAEGYTSEVFINSMWVMSIGIIWGLLMCIFFLRKYESKMKSIKNKDSKWMTILINSLFFGMLSVFLGSPIVKGGVSLLVLVSSGIIMWFITYIGKRIKKEWINNFSLAISMVGGMTLAILFTRII is encoded by the coding sequence ATGGAAGATTATTTGAAGTTAGCTAATAGCAGCATAGTTTTTATATTAGCAATATTATTGATCTCATTTGTCTTGATTCAATCAATAATATTTCTGATAGTCGCATGGAGGAGGGGGAAAGAAATAGGCATATCTAGGCATAAGATGATGAATACTGTAAAATCCAGTGCCATATTTTCTATAGTTCCTTCAATTCCAATAGTTATTTCTTTAATAGCTATAATACCCATTTTGGGAATACCCTTTTCGTGGCTAAGACTATCCATTATTGGATCTGCACCCTATGAGCTTATTTCTGCCGATATTGGAGCTAAAAGTATGGGAATAGAAAGACTGGGGGCAGAGGGATATACCTCTGAGGTATTTATAAATTCTATGTGGGTAATGTCCATAGGAATAATATGGGGACTTCTGATGTGTATTTTTTTCTTGAGAAAATATGAGTCTAAGATGAAAAGTATAAAAAATAAGGATTCTAAATGGATGACCATACTTATTAATTCATTATTCTTCGGAATGCTATCGGTTTTCTTAGGATCACCAATAGTAAAGGGAGGAGTATCCCTTTTGGTATTAGTAAGTAGTGGTATTATTATGTGGTTTATAACATATATAGGTAAAAGGATAAAAAAAGAATGGATAAATAACTTTTCTCTGGCCATCAGTATGGTAGGTGGAATGACTTTAGCTATTTTATTTACAAGAATTATATAG
- a CDS encoding aminoglycoside phosphotransferase family protein, giving the protein MEKVFKRVIQIMKLRVKDLDTVPESYSSKVCSLVLENDKKVILKIPYNKDKLIKEYKMLQLLQGKLPTPKVLDFWEGNDEIPGALLLSYIEGKPIIYNINDTIAYQMGELLARLHNITIERDMLGSAYPLIYTEKNEWWQLIRRWFKNCAKDCKYILDVELLNKCITLFDFYYDDLPKPDYPSIVHMDYRPGNILIKDSKITGLLDFETTRIGSADIDFSKMKLFVWDIYPNTREEFLRGYSTIRKIPQIEKTLPFYVLFNTFTGIGWCVKRGKTDNKFFVENIDKLKKIVEKSKI; this is encoded by the coding sequence GTGGAGAAAGTTTTTAAGCGGGTAATACAAATAATGAAATTAAGGGTTAAGGATTTGGATACAGTTCCAGAATCCTATAGCTCTAAGGTATGCAGTTTGGTTTTAGAGAATGATAAAAAGGTTATACTAAAGATACCATATAATAAGGATAAATTGATTAAGGAATATAAAATGCTTCAACTCCTGCAAGGAAAACTTCCTACGCCTAAAGTATTGGATTTTTGGGAAGGAAATGATGAGATACCGGGAGCTTTACTTTTATCCTATATTGAGGGAAAACCCATTATATATAATATAAATGATACTATAGCCTATCAGATGGGTGAGCTTTTAGCGAGGCTTCACAATATTACCATAGAAAGAGATATGCTTGGAAGTGCATACCCATTAATATATACAGAAAAAAATGAATGGTGGCAGCTTATTAGACGATGGTTCAAAAATTGTGCAAAGGATTGCAAATATATTTTAGATGTAGAGCTGCTTAATAAATGTATTACATTATTTGATTTTTATTATGATGATTTACCTAAGCCCGATTATCCATCTATAGTTCATATGGATTATAGACCTGGAAATATACTCATAAAGGATTCAAAAATCACGGGGCTTTTGGATTTTGAAACTACAAGAATAGGCTCAGCCGATATAGACTTCTCAAAAATGAAGCTTTTCGTTTGGGATATATATCCTAATACTAGAGAAGAATTTTTAAGGGGATATAGCACAATAAGGAAGATACCACAGATTGAAAAAACCTTGCCATTTTATGTGTTGTTCAATACATTTACAGGCATCGGATGGTGTGTGAAGAGGGGAAAGACAGATAATAAATTTTTTGTTGAAAATATAGACAAGCTTAAGAAAATAGTTGAGAAAAGTAAGATATAA
- a CDS encoding M20/M25/M40 family metallo-hydrolase produces the protein MCLLIIIILFLAIIIFRTISFKNNDNDNLKELNYDGVDFTELEVHKKLSEAVKVKTISNSDYSKTDWNEFVRYHELLEKLFPRVHSNLDKNIVNDYSLVYHWRGKNTDRKPILITAHMDVVPIEVGTEGDWDHEPFSGDIADGYVWGRGTIDTKEHMIASLEAAERLLEEDYVPNRDIYFAFGHDEEVGGRKGAAKIVEYFIENNIEFEYLVDEGGCVTEETIKEVSKPIALIGIGEKGYANIKVSVSDDGGHGSMPPKHTALGKVAKAINNLEENQCPLKLTKPVKEFLLKIGPEMGFTNKLILSNLWLFKNIFLRIFSKTKTGNAMLRTTTAATMAEASMEPNVLPQRSFAIFNFRIRPEENGKDLLKHIKRVNKDIPIEVDVLRLEEPSMISDSNSQGFKNIEAITKYLYKDVIVAPYLVMAGTDARKYEPVCKNIYRFTPFKIHNDEMSKIHGTNENLSIENINNCLKFFYILFREC, from the coding sequence GTGTGTTTATTAATAATAATTATACTGTTTTTAGCTATTATTATATTTAGGACTATTAGTTTCAAAAACAATGATAATGACAATTTAAAAGAATTAAATTATGACGGTGTAGATTTTACTGAGCTTGAGGTACATAAGAAACTGTCAGAAGCAGTTAAAGTTAAGACCATATCTAATAGCGATTATTCAAAGACAGATTGGAATGAATTTGTAAGATACCATGAATTATTAGAGAAGTTATTTCCCCGTGTACATTCAAATTTAGATAAAAATATAGTTAATGATTATAGTTTAGTATATCATTGGAGGGGAAAAAATACTGATAGAAAACCAATATTGATAACTGCCCATATGGACGTCGTACCTATTGAAGTAGGAACTGAAGGGGACTGGGATCATGAACCCTTCAGCGGAGATATAGCCGATGGATATGTATGGGGAAGGGGAACTATCGATACTAAGGAACACATGATAGCGTCATTGGAGGCGGCTGAAAGACTTCTTGAGGAAGACTATGTTCCCAATAGAGATATATACTTTGCCTTTGGTCATGACGAAGAAGTAGGTGGAAGGAAGGGTGCAGCTAAAATAGTAGAATATTTTATAGAAAATAATATAGAATTTGAATATTTAGTAGATGAAGGGGGCTGTGTTACAGAGGAGACCATAAAGGAAGTATCTAAACCCATAGCTTTAATTGGGATAGGAGAAAAAGGATATGCAAATATAAAGGTCAGTGTCTCAGATGATGGCGGCCATGGGTCAATGCCCCCTAAACATACTGCTTTAGGAAAGGTGGCTAAGGCTATAAATAATTTGGAAGAGAATCAGTGTCCCTTAAAGCTCACCAAGCCCGTTAAAGAATTTTTATTGAAAATTGGTCCAGAAATGGGTTTTACAAATAAATTGATTTTATCAAACCTATGGTTGTTTAAGAATATATTCCTGAGGATTTTTTCAAAAACAAAAACAGGAAATGCAATGCTTAGAACCACTACAGCTGCTACAATGGCTGAGGCAAGCATGGAACCAAATGTATTACCCCAAAGGTCCTTTGCCATATTTAATTTTAGAATTAGGCCTGAAGAGAACGGCAAAGATTTGTTAAAGCATATAAAAAGGGTAAATAAGGATATTCCTATAGAGGTGGATGTGTTGAGGTTAGAGGAACCATCTATGATATCTGATTCCAATTCCCAAGGCTTTAAAAATATTGAAGCCATAACAAAGTATTTATATAAGGACGTCATAGTTGCACCCTATTTAGTCATGGCAGGGACCGATGCTAGAAAATATGAGCCAGTTTGTAAAAATATATATAGATTTACTCCATTTAAGATTCATAATGATGAAATGAGTAAGATACATGGTACAAATGAAAATCTATCAATAGAAAATATAAATAACTGTTTAAAGTTTTTTTACATATTATTTAGAGAATGTTAA
- a CDS encoding SdpI family protein: MKINSLLIILIILSILGTAFVYNRLPEEIPGHINLRGEVDRYDGKETVIFTGLLPLIIYLLMVFLPRIDPKRKSYLKHKKAYEITKTLIIIFIIIIQWAMISLALGFDINIGLFVKIGVGLFFIVLGNFMGQIRHNYFFGIKTPWTLSNETVWKKTHRVGGFSFMIAGVIMFISIFFNGMIAELALIAAIVIAAIYPIIYSYIEFRKITKG; the protein is encoded by the coding sequence ATGAAAATAAATAGTCTATTAATAATACTAATCATTTTGTCTATCTTGGGTACAGCTTTTGTGTATAATAGATTACCAGAAGAGATACCCGGTCATATTAACCTTAGGGGAGAAGTAGATAGATACGATGGCAAAGAAACCGTTATATTTACAGGTCTTTTACCATTAATTATTTATCTGCTAATGGTATTTTTACCTAGGATAGATCCTAAAAGAAAATCATATTTAAAGCATAAAAAGGCCTATGAGATAACAAAAACATTAATTATAATATTTATCATTATAATTCAGTGGGCCATGATCAGTTTAGCACTAGGGTTTGATATCAATATAGGCTTGTTTGTAAAAATAGGAGTGGGATTATTTTTTATTGTATTAGGCAATTTTATGGGTCAAATTAGGCATAATTATTTTTTCGGAATAAAAACTCCTTGGACGCTTTCCAATGAAACCGTATGGAAGAAGACCCATAGGGTGGGTGGATTTTCATTTATGATAGCAGGGGTAATAATGTTTATATCAATATTTTTCAATGGTATGATTGCAGAGCTTGCATTAATAGCAGCTATAGTTATAGCAGCCATTTATCCAATAATATATTCATATATAGAGTTCAGAAAGATAACTAAGGGTTAG
- a CDS encoding argininosuccinate synthase, which yields MKQKVILAYSGGLDTSVILKWLEIEHNFDVIALCVDVGQKEDFFAVKNKALSTGASKAYVIDVKEEFVTDYIFPTLKASAIYEDNYLLGTSFARPLIAKKLVEIAEREGAIAIAHGATGKGNDQVRFEAAIKALNPYLKIIAPWREWTLKSREDCIDYAKKYDIPIPVTKERIYSRDQNLWHISHEGGNLENPWNEHEEDIYLMTVSPEKAPDKPTYIEIDFENGVPVAIDDIKLSSVDIIYKLNDIGGANGIGIIDIVENRLVGMKSRGVYETPGGTILFDAHTALEKLVLDRSVLNFKKIVAEKYAQLVYDGLWFTELKTALDKFVDSTQKVVTGKVKMKIYKGSHRAVAIKSPYSLYNEAFVTFGKDDVYNQKDAEGFINLFTLPLTIGAIMKKDEEKRKKQII from the coding sequence ATGAAACAAAAGGTTATATTAGCATATTCTGGTGGACTCGATACATCGGTCATCTTAAAATGGTTGGAAATAGAACATAATTTTGATGTTATCGCCCTTTGTGTCGACGTTGGTCAAAAAGAAGATTTCTTTGCAGTAAAAAACAAAGCTTTATCAACGGGGGCCTCAAAAGCTTATGTTATTGACGTCAAAGAAGAATTTGTAACAGATTATATTTTCCCTACATTGAAAGCCAGTGCCATATATGAAGATAATTATTTATTAGGGACTTCCTTCGCAAGACCACTTATTGCAAAAAAACTAGTGGAAATAGCTGAAAGGGAAGGTGCTATTGCCATTGCCCACGGGGCAACTGGTAAAGGAAATGATCAAGTACGTTTTGAAGCAGCTATAAAGGCTTTGAATCCATATTTAAAGATAATTGCTCCTTGGCGAGAGTGGACTTTGAAATCCAGAGAAGATTGTATAGACTATGCTAAAAAATATGATATTCCTATTCCAGTTACAAAAGAAAGGATTTACAGCCGGGATCAAAACCTTTGGCATATAAGCCATGAGGGTGGAAATTTAGAAAATCCTTGGAATGAGCATGAAGAAGATATATATCTTATGACAGTAAGTCCTGAAAAAGCCCCAGATAAACCAACCTACATTGAAATTGATTTTGAAAATGGAGTCCCTGTAGCTATTGATGATATCAAACTTTCTTCAGTCGACATAATATATAAGCTAAATGATATAGGTGGTGCCAATGGCATAGGCATAATTGATATTGTAGAAAATAGACTTGTAGGTATGAAATCCAGAGGCGTTTATGAAACTCCAGGAGGAACAATACTTTTTGATGCCCATACGGCCCTTGAAAAGCTTGTACTCGATAGATCGGTACTTAATTTTAAGAAAATAGTTGCTGAAAAATACGCTCAGCTTGTATACGATGGTTTATGGTTTACTGAGCTTAAAACAGCTCTTGATAAATTCGTTGACAGTACTCAAAAGGTTGTTACAGGTAAGGTTAAAATGAAGATTTATAAAGGAAGCCATAGGGCAGTTGCAATAAAATCCCCTTATTCTCTATATAACGAAGCTTTTGTAACCTTTGGAAAAGACGATGTCTATAATCAAAAGGATGCTGAAGGCTTTATAAATCTATTTACCTTACCTTTAACTATAGGTGCAATAATGAAAAAAGACGAGGAAAAAAGAAAAAAGCAAATAATATAA